CGACAAGGGCAGCATTCTGATAAAAAATGGCCTTTGCACGCCCGGGGAATCGGCCCGGATGATCTCCAAACAGCTCGACGGCACCATTCCCACCGCTGTTCGCCAACGCACTTTGACCGCAGCGCTACAGCTTTTAACCCGCATAAAGCGGGAAGAGGAAAACGCCGTGGAGATTATGCACACCAACAACGGCTTTCAGGTGAACTGCCATATTTCGGGCGGTGACATGGAGCTGATGTCACTTTCTCTTTATGTACCTGATTTGCAGCAAGCCAACCTCGTAAAGCAGAATTTTCAGCAGGACCCCGACATTATCTACCGCGCAATGCTGGCCGCCGTAACCAAGGATCAGAAAATGATGGCGGAAACGCTAACAGAAATTGACATGAAAAAACAGCCCAAAAAATAAACTCTATTCGCCGTCCATCGCTGCGCGCATGGCGGCGATTTTTTGTGTGTCCGTTTGCCAGAGCGTATCCTCTAGTTCATTCGCCGGCTCCAGAAACCGGCGTTTTTTTTGGTACTGCATGGGACTGTCCATTTTTTTCAGCCAGCTGCCCTGATACACCGAAGCTGCCGTCACCCGGCGGAATGCCGCAAACTCGTGCGGCTCCATCTCACCGGCTACCGCGATTTCCATCCCGTCGGCATTAAGGAGCAGCCGGGCAATCAAACCGCGGCCATCGTAGCTGCGGCGACACTGGCCGGAGGTTACAAGCCCACCGAAGCCCATCATCTTCGCGCGCTGAAAGGCCTCGTCCGGCTCACGGCACTCATCAAACGCGCGGCCCAGCACCATCTTCATATCCTGCGCCTGAACGATCAGCTCATCCATACGCAGAACGTCCAGAGCGCCGTCGGGTGTTAAAATCCCCGTCTGCACCGCATCCACTCCCGCGTCGCGGAACAGGGCGATGTCATCCTTCATCATTTCAAACTCCGCCGGGGAGCAGCAGTAATCCCCAAAATGGGGTCTCACTAAAACAGAAATCGGCAGATCCAGATGATTGCGCACCTCGTAAAAGAAATTGATATTTGGCGTGGCTCCGCCAAGCACCAGCCCGGAGCAAAGCACCAGACGATCCG
Above is a window of Faecalispora anaeroviscerum DNA encoding:
- a CDS encoding DUF4364 family protein translates to MEFDAFAAGIEPGGLRNTKEIRILICYLLVSVDTPFRKEDIIDILQENGLANYFEITTALSDLIDKGSILIKNGLCTPGESARMISKQLDGTIPTAVRQRTLTAALQLLTRIKREEENAVEIMHTNNGFQVNCHISGGDMELMSLSLYVPDLQQANLVKQNFQQDPDIIYRAMLAAVTKDQKMMAETLTEIDMKKQPKK
- a CDS encoding copper homeostasis protein CutC, whose protein sequence is MKAVLEVCVDTVDSAFEAQRAGADRLVLCSGLVLGGATPNINFFYEVRNHLDLPISVLVRPHFGDYCCSPAEFEMMKDDIALFRDAGVDAVQTGILTPDGALDVLRMDELIVQAQDMKMVLGRAFDECREPDEAFQRAKMMGFGGLVTSGQCRRSYDGRGLIARLLLNADGMEIAVAGEMEPHEFAAFRRVTAASVYQGSWLKKMDSPMQYQKKRRFLEPANELEDTLWQTDTQKIAAMRAAMDGE